In Mercurialis annua linkage group LG5, ddMerAnnu1.2, whole genome shotgun sequence, a single genomic region encodes these proteins:
- the LOC126682443 gene encoding uncharacterized protein LOC126682443 — protein sequence MKANSGIAQKEKFSTVSVFSGSSDYKCNEQEETASLPELRELEVVSLEPHLVDVCNRSCCRPRRNLCPFKGDICNILPSLLGKDDLEYQLDVNTSHFGLLSFSPPLRTKNPLVCDVTFVHQNLEKNSVLGNTVGEIDHRSGAKVHRHGNYERKPIIRIEGFDSKDSKSN from the exons ATGAAAGCTAACTCGGGAATCGCTCAGAAAGAGAAATTCTCTACAGTAAGTGTTTTTAGTGGCTCCTCGGATTATAAATGCAATGAGCAGGAGGAGACTGCTTCATTACCAGAACTTAGGGAACTGGAAGTTGTTTCTCTTGAACCTCATTTAGTTGACGTGTGCAACAGATCTTGCTGTCGGCCTAGAAG GAACTTGTGTCCTTTTAAAGGCGACATTTGTAACATTCTACCTTCATTATTGGGAAAG GATGATCTGGAATATCAATTGGATGTTAACACCAGCCACTTTGGTTTACTCAGCTTTTCACCGCCACTGCGTACAAAAAATCCCTTAGTCTGTGATGTAACGTTTGTTCATCAaaacctagaaaaaaattctgTACTCGGAAATACCGTTGGAGAGATTGATCATCGTTCAGGAGCAAAGGTTCATCGTCATGGAAATTATGAAAGGAAACCAATTATAAGGATTGAAGGTTTTGATTCGAAAGATTCCAAGTCGAATTAA
- the LOC126680452 gene encoding retinoblastoma-related protein-like isoform X3, producing the protein MKRARNTRTWLQTVISPLPSDPSSELQDLLVIRDTSIVNEVIRRANIVLSALFPTSRLAEQRVLTTLQDLNLMESLWSEQRRSEAIKLYYKVLESICQSETEKSKPSDLSGLLGNERFHRCLLSCSAELVSAADTGNGMLLSMLFERTGITAFDLCKVIQSLIIYEPSLPRELRRHLNSLEEQLLEMRVWEKGSSLYSSLIVAKPDLSEEIRRLQLLGEPIPSLEAISWRNPVYSGGLVYSTVLQKQSVSPAQDRVSMSSSSACAEQDDMEIDQNSSNYPPTPTSVSSLKKAFTSPAQSKAPAECACSNTSITVLFRKMEKLAAIRIQNIAERLNLSQQLRNKVYILFQRILNRRTELFFNRQTYQILICCFYVLAKMSGINLSLKQILDTYMKQLQFRYQVLCSVSGNQEKNRGQFPELVTLYNKIFLPSAKSFLDEIHNAEPQTEDSDIKNTGMLSDDRTPTSNEMSSFRNLPDMSPRKISPTHNVYVSPVRLSKDDFSSNMSRSYYAIVGKSIYPYETPSTQLVTINQRLKRNKKVRCRLNFDNADVAMISDDVVVKSLFTQ; encoded by the exons ATGAAAAGAGCCCGGAATACAAGAACATGGCTTCAAACGGTTATTTCTCCACTTCCTTCAGATCCATCATCAGAATTGCAGGATCTGCTAGTGATTCGCGACACGAGTATAGTTAACGAGGTGATAAGAAGAGCCAATATCGTACTGTCAGCTTTATTTCCGACAAGTAGACTAGCTGAACAGCGAGTTCTTACAACTCTGCAAGATCTCAATTTGATGGAAAGTCTCTGGTCAGAGCAGAGACGGAGTGAAGCTATCAAGTTATACTACAAAGTTCTGGAATCAATTTGTCAATCAGAAACTGAAAAATCGAAACCTAGCGATTTAAGTGGATTGCTTGGTAATGAAAGGTTCCATAGATGTCTGCTTAGTTGTTCTGCAGAATTAGTATCTGCAGCGGATACCGGAAACGGTATGCTGCTTTCTATGTTGTTTGAAAGAACAGGAATAACAGCTTTTGATCTATGTAAAGTGATTCAGAGTTTGATAATCTATGAGCCATCGCTTCCTAGAGAATTGAGACGTCATCTTAATTCTCTGGAAGAACAGCTGCTAGAGATGAGAGTGTGGGAGAAAGGTTCATCATTGTATAGTTCTTTGATTGTTGCAAAACCAGATCTTTCCGAGGAGATACGTCGACTTCAGCTTCTAGGCGAACCAATTCCATCGCTTGAAGCTATTTCTTGGCGTAATCCTGTATATTCAGGAGGCTTGGTTTACTCCACTGTATTGCAGAAGCAAAGTGTTTCTCCAG CTCAGGATAGAGTATCTATGTCTTCAAGCAGCGCTTGTGCTGAACAGGATGATATGGAGATTGACCAGAATTCCAGTAATTATCCGCCAACACCAACATCAGTGTCGTCTTTAAAAAAGGCATTTACAAG CCCAGCACAATCAAAGGCGCCTGCTGAGTGTGCATGCTCAAACACATCGATCACTGTTCTTTTCCGAAAG ATGGAAAAGTTAGCTGCTATCAGAATACAAAATATAGCTGAAAGGCTAAACCTATCTCAACAGTTGAGGAACAAAGTATATATTCTTTTCCAACGAATCCTCAATCGAAGAACCGAACTTTTCTTTAATCGACAGACTTATCAAATACTTATCTGCTGCTTTTATGTTCTTGCAAAG ATGTCCGGAATAAATCTGAGTTTGAAACAAATTCTTGACACCTATATGAAGCAATTGCAATTTAGATATCAAGTTTTATGTTCTGTATCAGGCAACCAAGAG AAAAACAGGGGCCAATTTCCTGAGCTTGTTACATTGTACAACAAAATTTTTCTTCCAAGTGCCAAATCTTTCTTGGATGAGATTCATAATGCAGAACCACAAACTGAAGATTCTGACATCAAGAATACTGGTATGCTTTCTG ATGATCGAACTCCAACTTCAAATGAAATGTCTTCATTTCGAAACCTTCCTGACATGTCTCCAAGAAAAATATCTCCAACACATAATGTCTATGTCTCGCCAGTTCGATTGTCGAAG gATGACTTTAGTTCAAATATGAGTAGAAGCTATTATGCAATTGTTGGAAAGAGTATTTACCCTTACGAAACTCCTTCAACACAACTTGTAACCATCAATCAGCGGTTAAAAAG GAATAAGAAGGTTAGGTGCAGACTCAACTTTGATAATGCAGATGTGGCTATGATTAGTGACGATGTTGTGGTCAAGAGTCTATTTACCCAATAA
- the LOC126680452 gene encoding retinoblastoma-related protein-like isoform X1, whose translation MDKNSSQATPDIRVMKRKIDETESIEDAFRLLQSPSGSNVTTPTPMKRARNTRTWLQTVISPLPSDPSSELQDLLVIRDTSIVNEVIRRANIVLSALFPTSRLAEQRVLTTLQDLNLMESLWSEQRRSEAIKLYYKVLESICQSETEKSKPSDLSGLLGNERFHRCLLSCSAELVSAADTGNGMLLSMLFERTGITAFDLCKVIQSLIIYEPSLPRELRRHLNSLEEQLLEMRVWEKGSSLYSSLIVAKPDLSEEIRRLQLLGEPIPSLEAISWRNPVYSGGLVYSTVLQKQSVSPAQDRVSMSSSSACAEQDDMEIDQNSSNYPPTPTSVSSLKKAFTSPAQSKAPAECACSNTSITVLFRKMEKLAAIRIQNIAERLNLSQQLRNKVYILFQRILNRRTELFFNRQTYQILICCFYVLAKMSGINLSLKQILDTYMKQLQFRYQVLCSVSGNQEKNRGQFPELVTLYNKIFLPSAKSFLDEIHNAEPQTEDSDIKNTGMLSDDRTPTSNEMSSFRNLPDMSPRKISPTHNVYVSPVRLSKDDFSSNMSRSYYAIVGKSIYPYETPSTQLVTINQRLKRNKKVRCRLNFDNADVAMISDDVVVKSLFTQ comes from the exons ATGGACAAAAATTCATCACAAGCCACTCCTGATATCAGGGTTATGAAG AGAAAAATTGACGAAACAGAATCCATAGAAGATGCATTCCGTTTGTTACAATCTCCTTCTGGGTCGAATGTAACGACACCAACTCCGATGAAAAGAGCCCGGAATACAAGAACATGGCTTCAAACGGTTATTTCTCCACTTCCTTCAGATCCATCATCAGAATTGCAGGATCTGCTAGTGATTCGCGACACGAGTATAGTTAACGAGGTGATAAGAAGAGCCAATATCGTACTGTCAGCTTTATTTCCGACAAGTAGACTAGCTGAACAGCGAGTTCTTACAACTCTGCAAGATCTCAATTTGATGGAAAGTCTCTGGTCAGAGCAGAGACGGAGTGAAGCTATCAAGTTATACTACAAAGTTCTGGAATCAATTTGTCAATCAGAAACTGAAAAATCGAAACCTAGCGATTTAAGTGGATTGCTTGGTAATGAAAGGTTCCATAGATGTCTGCTTAGTTGTTCTGCAGAATTAGTATCTGCAGCGGATACCGGAAACGGTATGCTGCTTTCTATGTTGTTTGAAAGAACAGGAATAACAGCTTTTGATCTATGTAAAGTGATTCAGAGTTTGATAATCTATGAGCCATCGCTTCCTAGAGAATTGAGACGTCATCTTAATTCTCTGGAAGAACAGCTGCTAGAGATGAGAGTGTGGGAGAAAGGTTCATCATTGTATAGTTCTTTGATTGTTGCAAAACCAGATCTTTCCGAGGAGATACGTCGACTTCAGCTTCTAGGCGAACCAATTCCATCGCTTGAAGCTATTTCTTGGCGTAATCCTGTATATTCAGGAGGCTTGGTTTACTCCACTGTATTGCAGAAGCAAAGTGTTTCTCCAG CTCAGGATAGAGTATCTATGTCTTCAAGCAGCGCTTGTGCTGAACAGGATGATATGGAGATTGACCAGAATTCCAGTAATTATCCGCCAACACCAACATCAGTGTCGTCTTTAAAAAAGGCATTTACAAG CCCAGCACAATCAAAGGCGCCTGCTGAGTGTGCATGCTCAAACACATCGATCACTGTTCTTTTCCGAAAG ATGGAAAAGTTAGCTGCTATCAGAATACAAAATATAGCTGAAAGGCTAAACCTATCTCAACAGTTGAGGAACAAAGTATATATTCTTTTCCAACGAATCCTCAATCGAAGAACCGAACTTTTCTTTAATCGACAGACTTATCAAATACTTATCTGCTGCTTTTATGTTCTTGCAAAG ATGTCCGGAATAAATCTGAGTTTGAAACAAATTCTTGACACCTATATGAAGCAATTGCAATTTAGATATCAAGTTTTATGTTCTGTATCAGGCAACCAAGAG AAAAACAGGGGCCAATTTCCTGAGCTTGTTACATTGTACAACAAAATTTTTCTTCCAAGTGCCAAATCTTTCTTGGATGAGATTCATAATGCAGAACCACAAACTGAAGATTCTGACATCAAGAATACTGGTATGCTTTCTG ATGATCGAACTCCAACTTCAAATGAAATGTCTTCATTTCGAAACCTTCCTGACATGTCTCCAAGAAAAATATCTCCAACACATAATGTCTATGTCTCGCCAGTTCGATTGTCGAAG gATGACTTTAGTTCAAATATGAGTAGAAGCTATTATGCAATTGTTGGAAAGAGTATTTACCCTTACGAAACTCCTTCAACACAACTTGTAACCATCAATCAGCGGTTAAAAAG GAATAAGAAGGTTAGGTGCAGACTCAACTTTGATAATGCAGATGTGGCTATGATTAGTGACGATGTTGTGGTCAAGAGTCTATTTACCCAATAA
- the LOC126682427 gene encoding non-specific lipid transfer protein GPI-anchored 30, producing MAKSCGIFAIVIVLSILVQKGNGQDSSCINQLVPCLNYLKGTKDVPKSCCDPLENVIKNQPKCLCSMISNQGSDQAEQAGINATEAQQLPGRCGLHVNPIACITDSPNTRNSVDNSSGFLLFPCWKIVLALSIIVFGFVANIIN from the exons aTGGCAAAAAGTTGTGGGATTTTTGCAATAGTTATAGTTTtgagcattttggtgcaaaagggAAATGGCCAAGACAGTTCATGCATAAACCAACTTGTTCCTTGCTTAAACTATTTAAAAGGAACAAAAGATGTGCCTAAGAGTTGCTGTGATCCTCTAGAAAATGTGATCAAAAATCAGCCAAAATGCTTGTGTAGTATGATTAGCAATCAAGGCAGTGATCAAGCTGAGCAAGCTGGTATTAATGCTACCGAAGCTCAACAATTGCCCGGCAGATGTGGACTCCATGTTAATCCTATTGCTTGCATTACTG ATTCTCCTAATACCAGGAATTCAGTTGACAATTCTTCAGGATTTTTGTTGTTCCCTTGCTGGAAAATAGTGCTGGCTTTGTCCATTATTGTCTTTGGGTTTGTAGCAAATATAATCAACTGA
- the LOC126680452 gene encoding retinoblastoma-related protein-like isoform X2, whose amino-acid sequence MDKNSSQATPDIRVMKRKIDETESIEDAFRLLQSPSGSNVTTPTPMKRARNTRTWLQTVISPLPSDPSSELQDLLVIRDTSIVNEVIRRANIVLSALFPTSRLAEQRVLTTLQDLNLMESLWSEQRRSEAIKLYYKVLESICQSETEKSKPSDLSGLLGNERFHRCLLSCSAELVSAADTGNGMLLSMLFERTGITAFDLCKVIQSLIIYEPSLPRELRRHLNSLEEQLLEMRVWEKGSSLYSSLIVAKPDLSEEIRRLQLLGEPIPSLEAISWRNPVYSGGLVYSTVLQKQSVSPAQDRVSMSSSSACAEQDDMEIDQNSSNYPPTPTSVSSLKKAFTSPAQSKAPAECACSNTSITVLFRKMEKLAAIRIQNIAERLNLSQQLRNKVYILFQRILNRRTELFFNRQTYQILICCFYVLAKMSGINLSLKQILDTYMKQLQFRYQVLCSVSGNQEKNRGQFPELVTLYNKIFLPSAKSFLDEIHNAEPQTEDSDIKNTDDRTPTSNEMSSFRNLPDMSPRKISPTHNVYVSPVRLSKDDFSSNMSRSYYAIVGKSIYPYETPSTQLVTINQRLKRNKKVRCRLNFDNADVAMISDDVVVKSLFTQ is encoded by the exons ATGGACAAAAATTCATCACAAGCCACTCCTGATATCAGGGTTATGAAG AGAAAAATTGACGAAACAGAATCCATAGAAGATGCATTCCGTTTGTTACAATCTCCTTCTGGGTCGAATGTAACGACACCAACTCCGATGAAAAGAGCCCGGAATACAAGAACATGGCTTCAAACGGTTATTTCTCCACTTCCTTCAGATCCATCATCAGAATTGCAGGATCTGCTAGTGATTCGCGACACGAGTATAGTTAACGAGGTGATAAGAAGAGCCAATATCGTACTGTCAGCTTTATTTCCGACAAGTAGACTAGCTGAACAGCGAGTTCTTACAACTCTGCAAGATCTCAATTTGATGGAAAGTCTCTGGTCAGAGCAGAGACGGAGTGAAGCTATCAAGTTATACTACAAAGTTCTGGAATCAATTTGTCAATCAGAAACTGAAAAATCGAAACCTAGCGATTTAAGTGGATTGCTTGGTAATGAAAGGTTCCATAGATGTCTGCTTAGTTGTTCTGCAGAATTAGTATCTGCAGCGGATACCGGAAACGGTATGCTGCTTTCTATGTTGTTTGAAAGAACAGGAATAACAGCTTTTGATCTATGTAAAGTGATTCAGAGTTTGATAATCTATGAGCCATCGCTTCCTAGAGAATTGAGACGTCATCTTAATTCTCTGGAAGAACAGCTGCTAGAGATGAGAGTGTGGGAGAAAGGTTCATCATTGTATAGTTCTTTGATTGTTGCAAAACCAGATCTTTCCGAGGAGATACGTCGACTTCAGCTTCTAGGCGAACCAATTCCATCGCTTGAAGCTATTTCTTGGCGTAATCCTGTATATTCAGGAGGCTTGGTTTACTCCACTGTATTGCAGAAGCAAAGTGTTTCTCCAG CTCAGGATAGAGTATCTATGTCTTCAAGCAGCGCTTGTGCTGAACAGGATGATATGGAGATTGACCAGAATTCCAGTAATTATCCGCCAACACCAACATCAGTGTCGTCTTTAAAAAAGGCATTTACAAG CCCAGCACAATCAAAGGCGCCTGCTGAGTGTGCATGCTCAAACACATCGATCACTGTTCTTTTCCGAAAG ATGGAAAAGTTAGCTGCTATCAGAATACAAAATATAGCTGAAAGGCTAAACCTATCTCAACAGTTGAGGAACAAAGTATATATTCTTTTCCAACGAATCCTCAATCGAAGAACCGAACTTTTCTTTAATCGACAGACTTATCAAATACTTATCTGCTGCTTTTATGTTCTTGCAAAG ATGTCCGGAATAAATCTGAGTTTGAAACAAATTCTTGACACCTATATGAAGCAATTGCAATTTAGATATCAAGTTTTATGTTCTGTATCAGGCAACCAAGAG AAAAACAGGGGCCAATTTCCTGAGCTTGTTACATTGTACAACAAAATTTTTCTTCCAAGTGCCAAATCTTTCTTGGATGAGATTCATAATGCAGAACCACAAACTGAAGATTCTGACATCAAGAATACTG ATGATCGAACTCCAACTTCAAATGAAATGTCTTCATTTCGAAACCTTCCTGACATGTCTCCAAGAAAAATATCTCCAACACATAATGTCTATGTCTCGCCAGTTCGATTGTCGAAG gATGACTTTAGTTCAAATATGAGTAGAAGCTATTATGCAATTGTTGGAAAGAGTATTTACCCTTACGAAACTCCTTCAACACAACTTGTAACCATCAATCAGCGGTTAAAAAG GAATAAGAAGGTTAGGTGCAGACTCAACTTTGATAATGCAGATGTGGCTATGATTAGTGACGATGTTGTGGTCAAGAGTCTATTTACCCAATAA